AAGTCATACTGGCAGCCAGATCAGCTATAAAGTAGGCTGCATGTACTTTTATTTAACTTTAGGTGTCAATAATTATAAACCAATAGTGTTTGCAAAAGAGAACATAAGGCCACATGAGCAGCACCTGCTGCAAATCCCTGATTACTacctgttcagaaaaaaaatcaccattttcaACCAGTAAATCTCAGTTTTGAGAAATGTAAGAGAAGCTTAACAAATAGCTCAAAGTTTAGCTTAGCCATTTAAAGCAGCGTGagaaataaaccagaaatactTCAATAGCAGCCAAGCAGAAATTTAGCAGAGTTTAAACCGCCTCTCCCTCGCTCTGGAACAGCTCTGGTCACTGAGAACAGCCCACACTGAGGTTACTCACCTGGTACGTATTGTAATAGCAGATGATACTTTTGTTTTTCGAAAGTCCTAGTTTACTGCCCTGATCTGTGGCAAGGGCAAAGGTGGACAGAAAGCCAGGTCGCAGTGCATGTTCTGGAGCATTATCATTGGCAACtggaacaaaacaagaaaattcttatttttaggTGGTATCTACGACTGCATCACAACTCCTTATACAGCTCAGCGCTCTGCCAAAAGCAGGTCTGGTGTTGGGGAACACATAACATATCTTATATGCTTCTGCAACAAGCACAGGACAATCTTCAGGAGCAGTACATCATTTAATATTCAGTGCATGATCAATACTCATTATACCAGCATCCTCCCTAGCATGCCTAAGAACcagccttttcctttctgatgcaCAGCCTGTGCTGATGTCACTGCGGTTCTGTGTCCCTCGCTGTCTGCACCAATTCCAGCATTAGAATTGATTACTGGCACAGAGTCACTTGAATGAAAACAGGTGAAGGTATGCAAGTTCTGCTAAGTGTTTAAATGCTTTGGGACAttaaaaagacagtaaaaatcTGCAGTACTTGAATCAGTACTCTTCAGAATTCTTAAACTAGTTTACCCACAACATAAAAACATCTTAAAGACTGCAAAGATATGATAAAAATTACAGTAccaaaaagtaaatgaaattaaGTAACGTGTGTGTAAAAGCTGGAGACAATTGCTTCTAAGCACAGACCAGCCAAATCAACAAAATACCGACAAGCTCTCCCTAGTACATTGTATCAGCCTGCGAGTGACTTGAAGATACAAGCACCTTACACCACTCTATCTCCCTATTCACCGAGGAAAATTTCTGTGGCCTACAGTTACTAAGAACATTGCATATACATGAACAAAAGGATAAATTTAAAGAGGTACATAACCAGCTATTGAACTGGAAGTAAAACTCTAATTAAATTCTTCAATTTTGGATATGCAGGTATCGGGCATCACCCAAGAAGATCCTGCTGTCCTTTTCCACCGCCTGCTGTTCAGTCAGGATTTCGGTTGCAGGCACAGTGAGAAGCTGAAGTTACCTTTGATAACAGGCACACCATCTCTGTCTGAGACTACGATAGCATGAAGACCTTCAACGctgcaaaaaaaatggagaCACCATTTTAGAAACAGAGTAATTAGTAgcaaagatctttttttctgaacaaatgcgcaaggaaggggaaaatgtggaaaaaattgATGCCTTCACTGATTTAATATTCCACTGAAAGGTACTTGTTTAGTACAGGTGGTCTCttggaatagaaaaaaagataaatacaaaatgaaattactgaaaattgCATGGAACTTTTAGCTTCAGAAAGAGAACTGATACTACTATCAGATTTTGCTAGTTAAGCAAGAGCCTTTGCACGTCGTCCTCGCTCAGCGAGTGCCAGGTTCCCTGTATTCGCACGCTATCTCAGGCTGTGGCTGTTCTATGCTGCCAGTAACCGGCGACTCCCGAAAAGGGAATTACGAAGGAGTAGGCAACCGAGTCACGAGGAACgttcttccctctcctcatcACGACGCGATGCGCACACTTCGCTTCTCTCCACAGGGGCGAGGGGCCGAGCTGTCCGCAGCTCGGGTACTTCCAGCTCACGCAAACAAGGAGCGCCCTCCCCCCGACAGCGACAGGGGCTGCCGGTTAACAGCCCCCTGCGCTCCGGCAGGGCTCAGGTAAGCGCCCCTCTCATTCGGAAGACTCCCgggccagccccgccgcccggaCACCCCGGCCGCCACAGCCGCGGGCTCCGCTCCGGCGTGAGAGCGGGGGGGACGCAGCGCCCAGAGCCCGCAcccggcgccccccgccgcagggccgggccgggcccgccgcgcccccgcgCCAGTTACCTCGGCAGCTTCTTGTACAGGAACCTCTTCAGGTCCTGGGGGCAGAGACGGCGGCACGTTACTTATCGCCCCCCAAAAGCGGGCGGAGGGagcgccccgctcccccgggcccagccccgccgcccgccgcgaGGCGCCTCCCCCTTCCCGCCAGGCCCCGAACCCCGCCACCCCGCGCGTACCCGGCCCCAGCGCTTCCCCCCCCGCGGCGCTCCCCCAGGCCTCCGCCCgagccgccgcccgcgcccctACCGCCGCCCAACCGCCCCGCGGAGCCGCACTCACGTCGGCCATGGCTGGGAgcctgccgccgctgccgccgccaccTCCGCGGGCCTGCGAGAGGAGAGGGCGCCCGGTCAcccgcggcgcggcgggagcgGCCCCTACCGCGAAGGAGGGGAGTGGCGAGCGGGCGGGGGCGCTCCCTCCCTGGGGCCCAaccgcctccccccgccccgctgccatGGTGGAGGCCGCCCCCACCCGCCCCGGGAAGGGAGAGCGGTTGGGCCCAGACCACCATCGGGGTGGGGGGAGTTGCTGCTACCTGTCCGCGCGGCCGGCGCGCCCCGCGCTGCCACCGCCCTCGGCGCCCACCCGCCCAGCTCCACCACAGCCGCCGCTTCCCCTTTAAGCCTCTATCACATGACGCTGCACCACCCTCCCGAACCCGGAAGCGCTtccccgccaccgccccgcccAGGCAGCGCCGGATTGGTCCCGCTGGCGCATGCGCCGAGGGGAGCACGGGACTGTGCGGTgaccgcggggcggggcggtgaCCCCGCGCAGCTCTGACGGACCCTCCGCGCTCCCCCTGTGGCCGGTGAGGTGTCGGCTCGTTGAGTTCCGGGCACAACCGGCAACGGCAGCACAGTCTTGGAGGAAAAACCCCCCAGAATTTAAGATAAaggagggaactggggctgtttagtctggagaaaaggaggctgaggggagaccttatcgctttCCGCAACTAccttgaaaggaggttgtagtggggtgggtgttggtctcttctcccaggcaacaagtgatagaacgagaggaaagggcctcaagttgtgccaggggaggtttagactggatatcaggaaaaatttcttccacaaaagggttatcagacattggaacaggctgcccagggaagtggtggagtcaccatccctggagggacttaaGAGATGAGTAGaggtggtgcttagggacatggtttagtggtggacttggcagtgctgggttaacggttggacttgatgatcctaaagctcctttccaacccaaaacgattctatgattctaagaaacGTCCGTTTTGCCGAGCACAGCTTTACTCCTCCAGTGATGCTCGTTCCCCACACTTTTGGATCTAGTCCATTGAGCCATGGACCTGCAGGCTAATAATTTAACAGCTCaggtgaagaaataaaacagattaatcCAGTAGGTGCCTACAGTGTAACAATGGTAACTGTCTGCTTGTTAAAGTAGTCTTGTATCAGAATCTATGACACAGTGTAGCTTTCAAAAAACCCCCACTGAGCCTGTATCAGTGCTTTTTCTCTAAAAGAGAGCTGCTACATGCCAAGCACTGTTGATAGCTGAAGATTTTGCTTAGATGCCAATACTGGagcttaaattaaaataaattaaaaaaaagatgttcaCCTGAAAATTGCCAATGTTTCTGAATGTATAGGTCTggtgaagttttaaaaaagcccaaaacaacAAGAAGCAACTTTTTTACAATCAATGGAGGGCTTTGCTCATTCAAAAGGGcaaatttatttgaatattGAGAATCCCCACCTCCTTCCCAATCCAAGCCATGCAGACACAGCCATTTGATACGGACTTGGTCATACTGGAGACCTAAAGAGATCCCCATAAAATTCTCATCTGTGAGCTTCTGgtagcattttcaaaatactaccTGGGACAACCTTGGTCTactcatttattaaaatattccctACCGTAcactaaaaatgtttaaaaatgcaactgGCTTCTTAAAATTTGTAGGTATGATGCTCAATGATCAGTTTTACTTGTTCCCCTGTCACACTGAGTATGACTGAAACGTAGGCAAAAGCATCTATGAGATGGCTCCTGTGTTGCTAATATTCATGGGAATTTCATCTCCAGTTCCAATGACAGCCTTTCTATACACACAGACCAAACCAGTTTGTAATGGcatatttctttcctgtatttatTACATTTGTACTGTTTGCTTCCAGAAGTATCTCGATCATATGCCAAGTATAGcacaaaatattacatttgTTACATGGTACTTTTTCTCCAGGCTCTATCCAGTGGTTTACAAAGGAGCACGGGGAAAGCAATGCACAGAGATCAGCAGCACTTGCAAGGTTATAGCAAATTGTTAGTAGACGGGGGATACAGCACCAGGGCTTCTGCCTGCCAGTTGCCATGAATCGTTATGACCAAGCTTCCTCTGGTAAAACTGACTGCACTCGATCAACCAGATTTAGACAACTGGGAAGCTAGTACTTTTTAAAGATACAGCTTCAGGAATTTGTATATTAActgggttttttaaaacaaaatgtttgcttttactattacattttccttctgctctctttGACAGATCTACAAGAATGAAGAATAACAACTGTTTAAGGGATGAATGAAATTTATGGAACAAATAGCCTTAAAAACCATATTCTttacaaaattatattaaaaatgtatataatatAAAGTTGTCTCTGCTGCCTATTTAAATGCATCTGTTACATTTTAATGACTATAATGTTCTACCTTTTCTTGGGAACTTTGTAAAAGAATCAAGACtgttgaaaaaaagtaaaaaattcaaatttaatCTTGTTTTACCTAAACAGTTCGAGAACTTGTAGGGAAGTGTTCATCAGATGTGAACATGGAACTTGCTTGTGACTCAGGATGCTCCATAAATAGAACACATATTGAAGTTGTATTTCAGCAGATACAAGTCATCTCCTGTTTTCATTATGCTATGTCAAAGCGTCATGCCaagatttttcactttttgcagggctttctcttttaaaggaGAAATCAAGAACCAATGCTTGTGCTATCTTTAGTTATGACCTGTATTTAATctagaattaaataaaaagaggaaggagTTAATTCCAGGTAGCTAGAAAAAGTTGAGGGATTTTTAGTCAGGCTgttcaaaaccagttttgtttttcccttttctttccagtataTCTTATTTTAATGAACTTCACCTTCTGAAGAAAGGTCATCAGAAAAGATTCAAGTACTCCACCACCTTCAATTAGCATCTTGCTCATAAGAAAATTCATTCGGAACTTTGCAGCAGATTATCTTCCCTGGACTTGTTGAAGGAATgatattttggaagaaaaaaaccttcagacttgagaaaaaaagtaacaatcGCAAGGAGAGAAATACCCACTTGCAATATTAAAAGAATGTTTGCATATTTAAAGCAGGTTAATCTTTATGCTACAGGAAATAATAGCATCCTTCTGCATGTTACTGCATATTTCAAAGTGTGCAACTGTTTAATCTGTTAAATGCTAAGTAGCATTTTTCTACCAGTATAAACAtattaattgttttcttctttgaaaatggCAATTGCAAAAGATAATCCAATGAAATGTGGCAGCCTAGGTCTCACTTTTAAACTGCTGGGACGCCTGTGTTGCCACAGGACACAGCCACTGCATTATTCCAGTTTGCTGAGGTACGATAGCAATCTCGCCAACCTAACGCAGCTCAACATCCGTCCATTCACCTGCttctcagctgcagcagaagcaacTGCAGAGCAGACATAACCCATCCAATTATTATAAGCAGCTTTGCTAAGACCATCTCTTCACTCTGACTTCACTGTTCTGATATTTGACAAATGTGTTCTATATCCTTTTTCCTCTTAACTAAAAGATCACCTGCAAGCTCAGACTCATATGGGAAGGCCCGACTACTTGTTAAAGCCTTTGGAACAATTTTCTTCTATTAAGAAGACACAGGAGTACCAACATGTACTTTTAtagtttgttttcattagtaTAATTACAACACATTCTGGACAGTTACAAAATCTGGGGAATCATGTTTTCTCCATAAATTTCTATTGCAAACGTCAAACATTTGGGTGCCTTTCCATTACTTCTGCACACTTTTCCTATAATCTTAGTAAGGACATCCAGTACCGcaaccccattttttttttaattcagcagcTTTTAGTCCTGCTTTGTGCCTCAGGCTTTGATGTCCACCTCGAATGATGGTTTAGCTGTTTCGTGGAAAGCCCGCAGCTAGTCTCTCTTATGTTACACAAATTCAATAGAGGACATTTCCAGTAGGACAGTTTAGCAAAGGTAtatatgcaaaattatttctaggTCACTTTGAGCAACAGCATTTAGCATATTTCTAAAGTAAAATCCTTCTCTAGATCAGAAGGAATTCCAATAAAGCCAGTCAAGTATTTAAACTTTCAGTTTAGGAGGAGAATTTGGCTCCACATAAACTGATAGTGTTGTTCACAGATAGCAGCTTTCTCAAACAAAAACACTGCCCTTATTACAAGCCACCTGGCATTCTCAAAcacaagaaacattttcctgcaTAGCACtgttaaaatgtaaaaacatcAGCTACTGAAcctaaaaacattttcaacCCACTTTTGATAAACTTTAAGTACACTGTACTTAGGTGCTTCAGAACAGTTCTTCGCATCAGCAGGCATGGCTACATTTAGCTTCCATGTACAGGCCACTGAATTACATGATCTTGTATGTAGGAGCCGAACAGTATGCTTGCTCATTTCTAGCAACATTCTGGTCCAGAGAAAAGCACACCCTACCTCTGCCGCCCTGGGACAAGTGATATGGCTCTGACCATAGGAGCATACTGCAAACTAGCAAAGCAATTAAACAGTTGGCAAAAGTGTTGAAAGGCACATAGCTTGTGCTTAGCAATGTTTCCCTGTTCCACTTGTGGTGCCCATTGAGGGATCAGTGCTGGGACCTAGCTcgaaattaaaaaatagtaagaaagTGGAAGcctcccaggaaaaaaaattaggttgccttttttttttttgagctttaaGATTTTACTATTGCCTGTTTTCCTCTACCTTTCCAGTGAAAATTAAGGAAGTTATGGATGCATGTTAACCATACGTATGGACTTACTACTACTGAAATACCaaatggcagagctgctgtaaaCTGTTGCAAGTACTAAAAGCAATGCTTATAATGGTCTGTACAGCATTTGCAAATACTTACTTTGAAAAGAGATTAGTGTagttcttcattttctcagCATTGCTTAGAAACTCTAAAAAACTACAACAGCTAACTGCTACTCTACACCAGATCAAACACCCCAACAGATATTTACGAATATATGccattatatttaaaaataccaagttCCTCTAAGCTGGTAAGCCTAGAAGATTTTACATAGAGTTAgagataaaatattaaaaattcttgTTTCAACTCCACACACTTGACATCTGAATAGGAGTGATGTAATCATACTATTTATTCCATCAGTGAGACAAAATGTTGTATGGAACTAAATTTCTGAGATTTTAAATAGAAAGTCATTTAACTCGTATATACACAAAGTGTTCTTTCCACAGGTATTTACATGGCAAATATGTTAGAGGAGAACCATGATGACTAAGTCTTTACAAGTATAGCATCCTTTCTGAGCTATTCTCTCTGCTGAAAGAATTCACAGAAGCTTTGAAGTAAAATCTAGACAATTAAAGTTACCTATATTTCACAGTAGGTAAAGAAGCCATTAAATGATATTTCAGCATAAGGTTTCTGGAAACAGCTACACAGTAGAGTTTTACATCCACCCATCTTTTCCAGCATTCATGGTGAAACTAAATCTCTTCTTAATTTACAGGAGAGATAACGGCATACGTAAAGATGTATAATTGTAGTTCATTCTCCTCGATAGAGGCTGGTCAGCCGTTCTAGTTCTTTGCAGTTGTCCATGGACATAGAGTCTGCTTTCTTTCGAAGACGGTCATCTCGATATACTTTTGCTGCATAAAGTAAGTctgtttctttaatgaaaaaaagagaaaagatttttcaggtTAAACCGAATACTTTGCACATGATACACTCCTTCTCAGAGCTGTCCAAAACACCTCAGGTTTAATCctcatccttttttccttctgtctatTCTAACTACCCACAGACACCACCTAAACAGCACTGCTACAGCTTCTCTTTGCTGAATCTTCACAAGCATTTCATCTTTTTGATCAAGGAAAGTGGTAACAGCCTTCCAGCACCCTCATATTTCATACAGCAGTACCtgattagaaaacaaacaaacaactccCTACTACTTCTGTCAGACCGCATGAAACAATACAAATATAGGCCACACTCAGAGATCTTGCATATTATTCACAGCTCTAGCATCTTGTCTGTGCCCAAAAACCCATTATGAATGTTAAGCCCATTACTTAACTGATGCTGCTTCAGACTGACAGTGTTCAGAGGTATTAATCTGAGGTATTAATAGCCTGACATTGCTGAGCATTTTAATTCTAGAAAATCTTTTTCAGCCCTTCAATTCAAAATGGATTAGCAAGGCATTCTTAAATGTCAATCAACGCTGGAAAGATTTTAACTGTCAAGGAGATCCAACACACAACAGGTATTTTAAATCCATAAACCCACAAAACCATCTGTTTCTATAAACAGAGAAAATCTATTAGGGGCCACTTTCTGAAAATCAATTTGGGTAGTTTTCACAACCTGATAACATGACAGTCACCACCTTCAggttatttctcttctttatacTAGGGTGAGATGTTCCTGTAGTCATCACATTTTTCCCAGTAAATATGTACATACGGAATCGTGGGCCTCTCTGCATTGTTCAGGACTCTTTCATGCTTAAAAAAGTAAGCATGTCAAGAATAAATGCTGAAGAATGGGAAAGgtattctttctcctctttccctccccaggTGGAAACTGCATATCAACTAAatcttttcaaagatatttagaGAGTAAATATATTACAGGGACACAAATATGCCAGTAAATCTAAGCATTAATGACTAGATCAATAAAAGCAAACTATCTTTCCAGATCTACAAACccactgaaaaaatgtaaaaataataatttatctttttattgtGCTGGATTATAtcttgtctttaattttttgttgACAACCACGTATCATTTTTGTAAACTATTTTAAGATTACCAATCATTCATCTAGCAAccacttaaatgaaaaattaggtATTCATTTCATGAAGAGTGAACATATTCAAACATTTCAAGATGATCAAAGGACAACCtagttgaaaaaataaaagagtttttaatatttgcttATGAATTATATCCAAAAATTCTCCAACACTTTCCTCTACTTGAAAAATCTGGGGAAAATCATTCTGATCAAAACTCTGGGCAATAATCTGAACATTTTCCCCCAAAGCACTGGTGTTTCTCTTGCATACATGTGACCCATCCACAGTTTTCTGCCCACAGTTCTTTCCTGTGGGCAATTTGTAAAACTGTAGAGATTTACTTATGCATAAGCAATGTGTACTCATAACGCCTCCAGGAAGCATTGGGCCTGCTATGCACGGGCACTGCAGTTTGTATTTGTCAGGCCAACTGTAATGAATACATGCAGTCATATTCAGGCATTTGATGAGCTGTGATGCCGGGCTGTCTTTTACAACTGGGAAAAGCTAAGGGGCCATCTCAGCTGAAAGGCTTGGCATCACTGGACTGCAGAGAGTAAAGCTGTGCAGGAGCACACTATTTCACTCACAGAAGAGCATTCTGTTTGCTTCTGGTCAGTTTACTGACAGTTCATGAATGAATTATTTATCCACTAAGCTATTATTGAAGCTTACCAGCTGAAAAGTTGAAACCATGTGGTTTCAACACTGATGTCATTTTAGCAGCGCTGTTCTCACAGAGCATGAAAGGCTCACCAAATGGTCACAGATAATAGAATGACAGGCTAAAACTGATGATGATTTGGAGATGGTCGATGTTATTCAGTATCCTTATGCTTTAACACTGAATTCTAggcttctgaaagaaaacagctccTTGTATAATATTAAATAAGACTGGAAAAATAGATggtaaactaaaaaaaaaaacaactgtttttaAGGTCTGATATAGCCAAGGTACCAAGTCCAGGGAGAAAACTTATTCAGCACTGGCGAAAGATTAAGCACTGATTTACAGCTTATGATGTTTTACAGGACATGCTGCATGTCCTTGGTTGACTGGAAAAGCTGTGTTTGTATGTACTGTAGTAGAGggcaaattatatttttccttctccagaaaCACCTATgtaagcttttgttttatttatttatataaaagcagCTAGCGAAATGAGATATTGCCATGATAAAATAACGTGGAAGAGATTAGAATTCTTAGCTTTCGTCCTTAAGTTGAAgcaatttctttctcattatcAATTCACTATAGTCTTTAATATTCTGATAAATGGTCACAGAGTAGCAGGTTAAAATTGCTGATGATTTGCAGATGGTTGTTAGGTGACTgagtaaaacacagaaattaagtgACACTGGGGACACTTTTAGAAGTGAGAAACAGTAGGGAACCTTACACTTGCTTTCTCATTCAGATATTTTAACAATACAAGCCCTTCATTCTTGCTTGAGGCAATCTTTTTTATAGTAATGTATGCTTTCGTGAAATTATACATATTACCAAACTTACTTTGTTGCCTCTCCTTCCAACAGTTATTACGAATATTGGACACGTAATCCTCTTCCACACTCTTTTCCACTTTCTGTAATGACACTCCTTTGTATTCATTTCTAAAGTCCTTGTTGACATAATAAATGACACCCAAGTTTTCTGTCTGCATTTTTATGGTCTGCCCTGTACTTCTgcaaaaaaggaggggggggtggAGAGAGTAggtatttatttgatttttttttaataccacaAAGACACTTCTAAAAAATATTGCTATTACAGAAGAACAGTGCATCACTGAATTTGCCATTTCAGGACAAGTAATGAAATTAATGGCTGTATAATCTGCCAGAGAATAAAATTACTACATTTACCTGAACATTAAACTTCTGCTGATTAAACACttgatcttgaaaaaaaaaccccactttagTAATACACTTGTTTTATATCTCTTTTGTCAAATATAAGCTTTGGTAACAGAAAATTACATTCAAactcaacagaaagaaaaataggtcACTATTCTGTAGCAACCCAGTACAGGCATCTCCATTCTAAAGTGTTTTCTGCCAGCCCTGACaaatccattttcctgctggcaTTCTGTGGATTAAAAATCAAAGACTGTGCACAAACATTTTGGCAGAGAAGTGTTTATAAGCATCACAACAGCTTAGTTGCAGACGGGAAAAACATCACACTCAGAAATAAAGAACTCTGAAAAataagagaggagaaaagaaacctttCTGTTGTGGGGCCGAGAGCTCTGCAAGGAACTAAGGACCTTTAAAACAGTTGTGGCGAGTGGGCTAAGTCTACTAGCTAGTTGCATACTTGAttaaagttatttatttctctcaaGGAAAAAAGGTTTATATATccctctgtaaaaaaaaacGGTAAGTTTCTCTAAGAGAATtctttgcaagaaaaagaagataaactATTTTACCATCATCTAGAATGAAGCAAAAACCAGACAATTTCCCCAGCTCTCATCTAGTTCAAAACTTAAATAAGGACAAGAAGGTTGCTTTCAAATACTTCACTTGCTGCAAGCACAGATGACCCCTAAAAGAATAACGAGCCTTAGCAGGTTTCAGGATCCGATTAAATATGCTGGAGATGCAAACACCTTTGCAACATGCTACATTGCATGGACCCACTGCCTTGTATTAGAAGGCCTCCTGAACTCCAGGTATTGCTGACCTCTTTTCTCCATTACATTCTCACAGCATGTTCTTAGTACCTAACTTTcaagttttcttctgctttgtctaTACCTTCCCTCACTGTGGGAAATCAAAGACCAACTAATGGCAGGTTCTCTAAAATGCTTCTAAGTGGGAGAGGGTGATTACAACATCCTCCCCTCTGTTTTAAGCTAATAAGGAAGCATTACTTACGATCTTGGGTATAAGGCGTAAGGAGGGTTAGATACCATCAACTGGCTCAACAAGGAGACAAGAATCAATACAATAATAGGCATCAGCTGAATGAACATAGAGAAACCTCCCTGAGGAACAAAACAGATTCAGGTATTTCATAAAACAGCATCAAGTAAACAGGTAAATTTGACAAGATTT
The sequence above is drawn from the Nyctibius grandis isolate bNycGra1 chromosome 6, bNycGra1.pri, whole genome shotgun sequence genome and encodes:
- the LAMTOR3 gene encoding ragulator complex protein LAMTOR3, translating into MADDLKRFLYKKLPSVEGLHAIVVSDRDGVPVIKVANDNAPEHALRPGFLSTFALATDQGSKLGLSKNKSIICYYNTYQVVQFNRLPLVVSFIASSNANTGLIVSLEKELTPLFEELRQVVEVS